The DNA window TAGTAGGAAAGATAGATGGAGTGAGATTCAGGAAGGCTCGTCGATTGAGAATTATATGATTGCGATTCCCAAGGAGGCCGATGATGTGATTATAAGCGATTACGATAAGGGGGAGCTTGGTCTTTACGGAGTAAGCAACTCTGAATTTTATCAGCTCACACAATCGCAATATGAAAAGGCTCGTGAAATATTGATAAAGCATTTCGCCGATTCCATACAGCCGTCTACCAATGGTGAATACCTTATAGAACATCCCGGAGGCTGGCTGGAATATATAGCATATCCGTATGAACAATATCGCCGTCAATATTTCGGTTGGAAAGACCGGGATGGAACGCATTTTGCTATGGTTATACTCATCAGCAAGAAGCTTATTGAGCATTATATTTCATTGGGCAATTTTGAAGATAATGGTCAACTGTTTTGGATTGAAGATGGTGGAAGCGATGAAGTCGATGTCCTAATCAATCTTGATGAGAGCAAACTGGAAACCTTCGTAGTACACCAACATGGGTAAAAAATGAAATCAGACAGCAAAATATATCGGTTTTTCTTTGGACAGCGGGGTGAGAGGCACTTGCCATTTGGTGCTATATTGCTGATTCTCGTGCCTTTTCTTATTGGAGGTCTGTATTTCCAGAATCGCAAGTACAATGCTTTGTCGGCAAATCCGGAACATACATCGACTGTAATTTCAGATATTGGCTATATAGGCACAAGTGGTCCTATAATATATTACAACTTTACAGTGAATGGTGTAACATATAAAGGTGGTATGCATGCCAAAGGTTTTGCCGTTGGCGACAGCATAGGTGTGGTATATCAGAAAGATAACCCGGAGAATAATATGACGGTGTTTAAATATTATGATGGCCCGTCGTATGGTTCGGTCACAATATTCGTCCTCGCTGCGATTGTTCTGGCACTATACCGATGGCGAAAAATCAATCGAAAATACAACGAGAGCTGCCCGGAGTTGGATGGCACTGGAAGGTGTAGTATTTACCGCATTGACAAGGAATATATATTTGTTACAGTATATAATGTCACTGCGAGTCTTCCGATTAAATTCCTCCCCATAGACTGTGGTAACGGGGAATTTGAGAATACACTCATGGAAATATTCCATGCAAGTCTGCATGGCAAATATGTGGAGCTGAAAAACGCGGAACTGATCAAAGCCATGAAGCAACGCTCATGGCGACAGCTTTACCAACACTCCAAAGGCGTGCTGCTGAAACACGACAGCCGCACTCTGGAGATTTTGCCAACCCGGAAAGCCACCGATGGCAAAGGTCTTGACTGGGATTATTCCCGCGCCCTGTCTTTTGAGCTTGGCGGCGCGTCATGGAAAGACATCATAAATTCAACCCGAAAACTCCTTGAACACCATGAAACTGACTGATAAACGATTTTGGATATTTGAGGCATTTACCATTATCTATGCCGGATTATTGATGCTTCTTGGACTGATAATCTTTGGTAAATCCCTAACAGGTGAAATAATGTTATTCATTATTGCTTGGTGTTGTATCACTGGAGCTATTACCTGGCCTTTTGCAAACAGGAAACACTGGTTCGTATTTGGGCTAATCTATGAAGTCATATTCATTATCTTACTATCCGCCTACCTTATGATAGATGGATTAAATCGTGGACTTTTGGATTGGATTGACTTTGAAATGTGCGTTGCTTTTGTTTTACCGATTGCCATTGTATGTTTCATACCTTCAATGATATTGGCCTTTGTCGGCTATCATCTCTTTAACAAGAATATAACGAATAAGGAAAAATTACAATGACAGATATAACCGAGAGATATAATCAGGAGATAGAATCCACTATACAGTATGATATTTCTGAGCTGCTGCATACGGATTTAAGCGACGATCTGAAAGAACGCCTTATGAATTTGGGCAATCCAACAGTAGATAAATTCATCGCCTTATTCCCTATACAGGATAAAATCAAATTCTCTACTATAAGGGACGCGTTGAACGGCATGAAAGTTATTCTCCCAAAAAACTTGTTTGAAGAAACCAAAGATGAAGTAACAGAGATTTGCGATGATTATAAATGGCTGAATAGTAAGAATGGCAAGTTAATACTGAAAATAGAGGAATGGATAAAGGATGCAAGACATTGTATTGCGATTGATTTTCCTTCTGAATATATCTATATTGGCAGAAGTCTTTTTGACCCTATTAGTCTTATCGTTGGAGGCTATGTAAAAGAATTGAACACTAAGACCATAATTGAATCATGTCTTGACAATATGAATCCGCCAATAGACATTGAATATAGAATTGTGATATGCGATTGAACGATAAACGATTTTGGAACAGATGTGGAAACGCGGTCAATGAGTTATTCTTTTGGCTCTTTATTGCGTTTGCCGTATTGCTCGCCATTGATTTATGGTGTATGTTGGCGACTGCCATAGTATGCCGGTTTGGTGCGATGGATAAGTCATTGACATTGTTGAAAATATTTGGAGCGTTTGGGATAATTCTCATACTTTTCACCAATTTTACATTATGGCTGACAATGTATTCGCCAATGATATATAAACGGCTTGCGTCAGTAGTCTGGAGCAAAAGACTGAGGCCATTGTATTTCCTGACATTAGGCTATGTGAACGTATTTCTGCTGAGCCTCTATTACATCAGATTCAGATATAGCCAATATGACCTGACTCAGTATCGTGTAAATGTGTTATATTCGGTTTTAGTCATGTTCCCAATCATAAATATCCCGGTCTATATAGCGGCCATTCGTCGTAGCGGGCGACAAGTGCCCTTGGGCTATGCGGCAAAGTTATATATGCAGGGAAGATTGGCAACGTACCTGATACAAAAGGATTATTCATCATTGATTAAAGATGGAAATGAACAGTGAAATATACCATCCTATAAATTTGATTGATTGCGAGTGTTCAATCAACTCAATAGACTACAATGCAACGGATCTTGTTGTCGAGCTGGAACGGTTCGACAACAAAGGCATAGTCAGAGTTGAGTTCAAAGAAGTGTTCGCGTATCGCGTGACTTTGGAACATTTCAGAATTAACGACATACTGGAGGGTGCAGGTATGGCACCATTATATGAAGTTAAAAACTCTGATTATTATAGCTGGCTAATGCAATCCGGTATGAAGGTGCTATATGGCGACACCCTCAAAGTCAGGCATTTTGCCATAAAGACAACCGAACATATCATAGATATTCTCACCACTAATAGTTATACTTTGATATGATGGAATGTAACCAAACATATTATCGAAAGAGAATCCCCATGCTGACGCACAGGGATTCTAAGGTTTCAGTGCCATTTGAATTTTCGGGTGAGATAGGTGACGAGTGCCACTGAGACCACCCAAAAGAAGATTATCAGGGAGACAAGCAAATTTATCTCTTCGGAATGTATGGCTTGGGAATTTGCGAAAATTACCAAGGCGAGAAATACGAACAGCCATATCAGGGAAAAGAGGATTATGTAGGCGGCGAGTGCCGGAATGATTACGCAGTTCCTTGCGGTCTCCATCTTATCGGCCATAGGCTTGACTTTGGCGTTGAATGTCGCCGCCATTTCGGTTGCGGTCTTCTGGAGATTCCCACTGACTGCCGATGAGAACTTTTGAGCGTCCATAGGCGAGGCGGATTCCCGAATCTCGCGGATTATATAGGGAGCCTCTTTCATGAAGAGCCGGATCTGCAAGGCGAGGTCGCTCTGCGCCTCGATCTCTTTCTGCCGCAACTCGTCGTCTCTCGTCTCGGCTATCGCGCTGTCGATGCCGGAGACATCAATCTTTTTAAGAGCCATAATATAATCGGTTATCTTCGGATTCCTTTTCTTCTTACAATTCCTATCTTGGAGCGGGCTGCTGCGGCACAACGACGGGCGCGGGCTATCTCTTCCTCGATGTCGTCACGCTTCTTCGGGAGGTCGTTGTTCGATGCCCCTCCGCTGCCGGAAACATAGGTCGGCGCGTTCAGGAACGACATGAAGCTCATCGCGACGGCGAAGTGGTAGCAAGCCTCATTGATAAGGTCGGCCCAGTTCTCAACCTCCCGGAAGTCAAACTCGTCATCGAACACGCGCATGACCTGTTCCGGGATAAAACGGGTGTGGGTCTCGTCATCATGGACAATATCGACACGCCGTGTGTCAGGTCTGTAATCGTTATAGTCCGGGCGAATATCGGATTCCCTGCTGTCGGCTTTTGTCTGCTGTTCCTGTGCCGGGTGCAACTTGTTCCATGTGCCTTCAAGTTTGCTTACCATGAGATTGCGGCCTTTGCCAAGCTCGGATGCCTTGAACTTGGCGTTGCCTTTCTTCAGTATATAGCCTCTTACAATGCCCTTCTCATCTTTCCTTACCTTGACATCATATCCTTTCGCCTCAAGCCGGGCGAAATAATACTCAAGCGACCATTTCCCCATTCTGCCGAGGACATCGAGGCAGTCACGGCTTACGGACTGACGGTTGATGTCGTGGATGTTGGCCGCTGTCTGCCAGCCCCGTTTTCTCGCCACACGTTCCGCCGCCCGTTGTGCCCGAAGATGGATGTTGCGGTCATTGTTGATGTTCCCGTTTTCGTCAAGACGGCTCACAACCGCATGGAGGTGGGGTATGCCGCTGTCGGATTCAAGGTGCAGCCACACGGTTGACTTGCTTCCTGCGAGATTGGTTTTCGGAGATAGCAAGCAGCCTTTCTTGTCCTTCATCTCCAGACGGTCAAACTCTGCAACGAAATCCAGCCATAGCTGCCTCCAATCTTCGGCCGAGAAATGGCGTGTATGCTCCTTTGCCGGACTTATCTCAATCCGGATGAGGTTGTTCTTCATTCGAGGACGGCACAAGGAATCAAGTCTGACGGAGTTCCATATCCCCAACGGGTCTATGCCGGGAGGGAGAAAACTGTCGCAGATATGGAAGATTCTCTCCGGGTGTTTCTTGTTCGCCGACACGCCTGTTATGTAGTTAAGGGCATTGATGCCGTGCGATATTGATTTTGCTTTCGCTATCATGTTCTCAAATTTTTGTGATGGTTTTCCTTGTGCGCGGACTCAGACGGCCAGCGTTTATCACGGAGTTAAGGAACTCGGTTACGGCGTTGGTTATCGGCACCATCTGCCTGTACCAGTCGAGCATGAAGGAGACCTTTTGAAAAAGTACGATTCTCTTGTCTTGCTTCATTCCGGCGAGTGCGTTGGCGAAGTTGAGTATATCTACACGGCAGCCGTCAAGGTTGTGCAATAGTTCCGATTCTTCGGCTGTCAATGCCGATGGTGGCTCGTAGCCCAAGGCACGCTGCCTCATGTAGTCGCTCGGTGTAAGGTTGCATCCGGCGGCAATGTCGTGTATATTCTCACGTTCTGCGGCTGTCACTTTTGTGGTGACGGTGCATGACCGCACAGCCTCCGGCGGCAGTTTCTTTCGCTTCGTCTTTCCAGTGTTGTCGCCGGGGCTATTGTCTGTCTTATTCATATATAAGCGGATTTTTCACGATTGGTATAACTGATTATCGGGTGCGAGCCTGCGAGCGGCCATGACCCTGACCGCAGGGAGGGGCGAGGCGTTTTGGTGCAACCGGGCGAAGCCGGGTGTAACACCAAAACATATCTCGCAACACTTCTCAAAAGACCTGCCTTCACGCCATAGTTCCCTGCATGTAGCCGCACATCGGATTTCATTGCTCACCCTTCGGGGAAGCCGTTGGTTATCGGTTCTCCGTCGGGGTTCACCCAGCCCGTTATGCAAGAAAACGAGAGAGCCGAGCCAATACGCGAGTTATAAATTGTCACCAGCCCTACGGTCTCCATTCTCGATAGGAGATTGTGCATCCTCTTCCGTCCGAGATTCCATTTCCCGGCAAGACCAATTTCCGAGAACTGCGCCTGACCGGGGTTCAGGTTGAGCGGTCTGCGGAAAGTGCCGTCATATCCGGGAGCGGTACGCATCTCTTTCAGCAGTCCGCTGAATATAGCCATGTGGCTGATTGCTTTGCCGTCGTTGTCGGTCGTTGTTCCCGACAGCCATTCAACGGCTTCAACTGTAAGCCGGATGTTTACCGATGAAAAGGGATATATATTTTGTTGTTCCATGTTCCTTGTTTTCTTATGGATGGATTATTGGCGAATTACCAAAGATTGGAAATTTCACAATAGAAAATTTGTGTATGATAATTTGTCGGCGGTTCTCCTTGTCCCCTTTGCTCGTCAGTCAATATTTCCAGAATATTCAATTTATATATAAGATTGCGCTTCCAAATATCCTTCAAACATCAGCTCCGACAATTTTCTAATTGAGGATTGGGGAACAATGAAAACGGAGGGAAAAGAGGGATGACAATGATTCCCTATTTCGGTATAGGCACATTTGACGATGTGTTTCCTGCATTTGCACCACTGCCGGGAGTCTGCAATTTCGGAAGGCTGTTCAACACCGTCTGTATGTCCTGCCTGTCGGAAGATACGGTGAGCAGTGCTGTAGTGATGTCTATTATCTCTTCCTTCCCCA is part of the Duncaniella dubosii genome and encodes:
- a CDS encoding plasmid mobilization protein, producing MNKTDNSPGDNTGKTKRKKLPPEAVRSCTVTTKVTAAERENIHDIAAGCNLTPSDYMRQRALGYEPPSALTAEESELLHNLDGCRVDILNFANALAGMKQDKRIVLFQKVSFMLDWYRQMVPITNAVTEFLNSVINAGRLSPRTRKTITKI
- a CDS encoding relaxase codes for the protein MIAKAKSISHGINALNYITGVSANKKHPERIFHICDSFLPPGIDPLGIWNSVRLDSLCRPRMKNNLIRIEISPAKEHTRHFSAEDWRQLWLDFVAEFDRLEMKDKKGCLLSPKTNLAGSKSTVWLHLESDSGIPHLHAVVSRLDENGNINNDRNIHLRAQRAAERVARKRGWQTAANIHDINRQSVSRDCLDVLGRMGKWSLEYYFARLEAKGYDVKVRKDEKGIVRGYILKKGNAKFKASELGKGRNLMVSKLEGTWNKLHPAQEQQTKADSRESDIRPDYNDYRPDTRRVDIVHDDETHTRFIPEQVMRVFDDEFDFREVENWADLINEACYHFAVAMSFMSFLNAPTYVSGSGGASNNDLPKKRDDIEEEIARARRCAAAARSKIGIVRRKGIRR